The Chloroflexota bacterium region GACTATCCTATTGGCGACTTGATCGCCGAGCGAGTCCGCGCCATGGGCGTGACGCCTTTCTATAAACACTTTGCGCACAACGGCGTGAACGGCCCGAATATGGCAACGGTCTATAGCGATCGGGGCCAGGGTGTGCGGGCGCCGGTGGTGTTTTACAATCGCTGCAATGAGGCGGCGGCGCAGCTCAAACCCGGCGACTTTGATTGGGACGCCATCTTTGCGGGTGGCGTGCGTTGGTTCCATAGCGGCGGCATCTTTGCGGCACTGTCGGAGACCACGTCGGAGGTCATCATCGAGGGCATGCAGGCGGCCAAAGCGGCCGGCGCAATCGTTTCCTATGACCTAAACTTTCGCGCAAAGCTCTGGCAGATTTGGGGTGGCGAGGACCGCGCAAGCGCCGTAAATCGACGCATTGTAGAAAACGTCGATGTCCTCGTGGGCAATGAGGAAGATCTGCAGACTGGGCTGGGCATTCCGGGCCCGGAGGTGGCAGCGACCTCAAAGCTTGACCCAAGCGCTTTTACCGCCATGATAGACCAAGTTGTCGGTCAGTTTCCGCAAGTAAGAATCGTTGCTACCACACTCCGTGAAGTACACTCGACGAATCGCCATAGCTGGAGCGCTGTGGCGTGGATCAATGGCGAAACCCACCTCGCTCCCACCGCTGAACTCGACGTCTATGATCGTGTTGGCGGCGGCGACGGCTTCGCATCGGGGCTGATCTACGGGATTATCACTGGCGAAACCCCCGCCGACGCCGTACGACTGGGCTGGGCCCACGGTGCGTTGATTACGACGTTCCCCGGCGATACCACGATGGCGACGGTAGACGACGTGCGCGCCTTTGCAGCCGGTGGATCGGCACGCATTCGACGCTAGGCTTGTCCTATCTCGCTTGGTACGAACAAAACTTGACGTTCTTTCCTATTTCTAGTGGAAAAGATAT contains the following coding sequences:
- a CDS encoding sugar kinase, yielding MSYGLSINANAARDSISLGALVHRLDPGIIPFRKAHTCEIHVSGGEFNTAANLANCFGLNTGIASAMVDYPIGDLIAERVRAMGVTPFYKHFAHNGVNGPNMATVYSDRGQGVRAPVVFYNRCNEAAAQLKPGDFDWDAIFAGGVRWFHSGGIFAALSETTSEVIIEGMQAAKAAGAIVSYDLNFRAKLWQIWGGEDRASAVNRRIVENVDVLVGNEEDLQTGLGIPGPEVAATSKLDPSAFTAMIDQVVGQFPQVRIVATTLREVHSTNRHSWSAVAWINGETHLAPTAELDVYDRVGGGDGFASGLIYGIITGETPADAVRLGWAHGALITTFPGDTTMATVDDVRAFAAGGSARIRR